GTGTTCTATGACACTCTTGAAGAGGGTTGCGACAGCGGTCAGGGTGGCATGGTTCACACGGGCGAAGAGTTTGCCCTGGTGCTGCAGGGACGGATGGAGTTCTTTATCGAAGAGCAGCGCTACCTGCTTGAAGAGGGGGACTCGATCGTCTTCAAGGCGTCACTGCCGCATCGCTGGGTCAACCTGCACACCGGCCGCACCCTGGTCATGTGGGTTGTTTCCCCCCCGCCTGATGTCACTCAGCCGTCAGCTGAAACAGTTCAAGCTTCTGCTGAATAAATTAATAAGTATGTTCTTGTTTTGCAGCCCGGGCTCATTTGCCCGATCAATATGGTGGCCATGAAAATTAAAAAAATTGTCGGCAAGAAATTGAAAGCAATCCGACTGAAGTCGGATATGACCATCCAGGAACTGGCGGAATCCTCCCGGGTATCTTCCAACATGATATCGCGGATTGAGCGCGGCCTGACCATTCCGTCGGTCGAGATCCTGATGAAACTGGCCAATGTTTTCGGCAAAAGCATCAACTATTTCGTCGAGGAAGTCAGTACCACTCACGAAATTGTTCATACCGCGCCCGGCGGGCGGGATACCACCGTCTATGAAGATGAACGCAACATGCTGACCGAATCATTTACCTCGGGGTTGCGTGATCCCCAGTTTATGTCTTTCCTCTGCACGATCCCTAAAGGGGGGATGAGTGGGGAAGAAAACATGTATCATCCCGGGGATGAGTTGATCTACCTGCTGGACGGGCAGCTGAAAGTAACCATCGGGCGGGAGACCTATCTGCTCAATGCCGGTGACAGCCTCACTTTCAAGTCTCATCTGCCCCATCGCTGGGTCAATGTCGGCGAGGATGACGCGCGGGTTATCTGGACACTCTCTCCCTTTACAACGATCTGATCACCATGGCTTTTTTTAAAAAAATCTTCAGCAAAAAAGACCCTCTCGTCGTTATTGAAAATGCCTATCGTCAACAGGCATGGGCCGTTGTGGTCAGCTCTGCCGCCGAACTGAGCCCTGAAACACTGGACCGGAATCCGACCGTCAGTGCCATGGTGGACGAGGCGAGAAAAAATCTTGCCGAGATGAACCTGGAGGAAGCGGCAGCTCGCTTTGCCCAGGGAGATGTCCAGGCCGGGCGCGAGCATCTCGACCTGGCGCGTCAATATGGCGCCGGGGCCGATGCGATTCAGGCCATCTTGACGCAGAACATGGATGAGTCGCCGGATATGGATACGGAATCTGTCTCGGCGACGCCCCCGAAAAATACCGCCTGTACCGATTGTGCCGGCGAACAGACGCTCCTCGAACAGGCGCAGCAGACCGATGACTGGGACCTGTTGCTTGCCGGACTTCCTGAAGAGCAGGCTGCCGCCTACCGGGCGAAATCTGACGGTTTCCGGCAGGCTCTGCAGGCCGCCTATGCCGGTCAGGACGAAGAAGCCTGTTCCCTTTTCGCTGCCCTGCCGGCTGAGGAAAGAGATGCCTCTGTCTGTTACGAACAGGGGGCCGCCCTGGCACGTCTCGGTCACTTTGACGAGGCTCTCGCATTGTTGGACGAAGTGTTGGACGAGACGCCGGATCATCGCCTGGCCCTGGATGCGCTGATGGACATCCACCTGGCCGGCCACCCGGTGGCTG
This genomic interval from Geothermobacter hydrogeniphilus contains the following:
- a CDS encoding helix-turn-helix domain-containing protein, which codes for MKIKKIVGKKLKAIRLKSDMTIQELAESSRVSSNMISRIERGLTIPSVEILMKLANVFGKSINYFVEEVSTTHEIVHTAPGGRDTTVYEDERNMLTESFTSGLRDPQFMSFLCTIPKGGMSGEENMYHPGDELIYLLDGQLKVTIGRETYLLNAGDSLTFKSHLPHRWVNVGEDDARVIWTLSPFTTI
- a CDS encoding tetratricopeptide repeat protein; this translates as MAFFKKIFSKKDPLVVIENAYRQQAWAVVVSSAAELSPETLDRNPTVSAMVDEARKNLAEMNLEEAAARFAQGDVQAGREHLDLARQYGAGADAIQAILTQNMDESPDMDTESVSATPPKNTACTDCAGEQTLLEQAQQTDDWDLLLAGLPEEQAAAYRAKSDGFRQALQAAYAGQDEEACSLFAALPAEERDASVCYEQGAALARLGHFDEALALLDEVLDETPDHRLALDALMDIHLAGHPVAGLDERLDGIPESDRNAGFIAACRARLAWKEGRGPEVLECGEKALAAGEGSSDIVEMLAFIYEQQHQYDRAEQTLGLLSSAGCGGGVHSLLAEFWLRRRTHLDQALESFKSSARREPDNPRWVLRIGQAYLARGWRKDGIKLLNQLAGTEGLSEELREEIHRSLEKT